The following is a genomic window from Apodemus sylvaticus chromosome 10, mApoSyl1.1, whole genome shotgun sequence.
AACTTGAGAGTTGAGCCGTGTTCTCCAAGGGTGGTTCTCAGATTTTAGCATGATTCTCTTATCAGACTACTTGTTAAAGACACAGATTGTAGTTAGGGGTGGTAGTATGTGTCTGTGGTCCAAGCTATTAAGAAGCTGATGCtagaatttgaggctagcctggccaaCATACAAagcttgtcttgaaaaaaatatactATCTCGGCATGGTGCTACGGACCAGCTAACTTCCTGGACAAGTGTCAGCACTggtgagggttagggttagttaggggttagggttagattAGCGTTTGGAatgtagggttagggttaaggttaggttagcatttggaatgtagaggcaggaaaatcatgaattcaaggacagcctggactatatgaaGCTGTGTCTcaaaccaaagagaaaaaaatatttgggcttgagagatggctcagtggttaagagcactaactgtgcttccaaaggtcctgagttcaaatcccagcaaccacatggcggctcacaaccatctgtaatgagatctgaccccctcttctagGGTATCTGaggacagtgtacttacatataataaataaataaatctttaaaaacagttTACTTATGAGACAGGATTTTCCTATGTAGGCCTGGCTGCTCTGGGACTCGCGTGGCTGAGACTGACCTAGATCACACAGACATCTTCCTGTCATACACCTTTATGCTCTtatgtgttttcttgttttggttgtttttggttcATTCgttttgatttgatttaaagTACTTTTTAGATAACAACCCCACTAGGTGAGATCTGCTTGGCAGACCCAGGAACCTTCCCTTGGATAGTCTCTCCCTCATGACATGATGGCTATAGCTGAAGTGTCAGGCCAGACCTACCTGAAGATGAATTAGGTGCTTGGGTTGTGCTCTGACTCAGAAGACActccatccttctgtctctgttgaCAGGAGCTAGAGAAACTGGCGTCTCGGAAATTGAGAATAAATGCCAAAGAAACCATGAGGATTGCGGAAAAGCTCTATACACAAGGGTAAATATAAGCGCTCACAGAGCAATCTGACATCActccttcccctgtcctccatgCTGGGAGCATaatccagggccttgcacacaTTAGGTGTGCACACTACCATTGTGCTAAATCCTACTCTTGACTCTTCAGCAATTCTCCTGGGTCCTACCAAGtgtcagcaggcaggcagcacatTTAGGGGTTTTTTTTGCCTGTCAGAATCCTCCTATGTCTGTTGTCAATGAATACCTAACAGTGTATATGTCCTTTACTGTATGACAGTGTATGTATTCACCTGATAGTGAATACCTAGCAGTGACATGTCCTTACCACTGTGTGAGAACATGACAGGTGACTTGTCCAAATTGAGATATGTTGTAAGTATAAAATACATAGtagattttgaatatatatatatttgtatgaaaaTAAGACATGGGGATAGAGAGgtagctcagcagctaagagcgctgactggtcttccagaggtcctgagttcaattcccagcaaccacatggtggctcacaaccatctttaatgggatccaatgcccttttttgatgtgtcagaagacagtaacagtgtactcacatgcaatAAATAAgcctttcaaaaagaaaaagaaaagacatgaaacATTcaggatttttcctttccttttttttgtttttgtttgtttgcttgttttgatttttttggatttggttttttcaagacagggtttctctagccgtggttgtcctggaactcactctgtagaccagcctggcctagaactcagaaatccacctgcctctgcctcccaagtgctgggattacaggtatgtgtcaccactgcctggctttcctttcttttttgacaCTAAGGATTAGACCGAGAATATCCTTCACACATCACACAGCACCACTGAGCTGTAGTGGGCAATACTGTtattcagagttttgttttgttttgttttgtttgtttgttttgttttgtttttagttttatttattttattttatttctatgggttttgcctgcatgtatgtgtgtaccatgtgtgtgcctggtgccaacAGAGCCCAAAAGGAGGTGTTGGGTCCCGTGcaattggatcccctggaattggaattatatACAGTTGTTAGTTTCCTTGTTGGTgccgggaatcaaactcaggtgctctagaagaacagccagtgctctgaaccactttCTAACACTAGGGTAACACTGTTCTTTATCTGCTTTAATAAaaagatattataaataataataataataattattaataaaaagatattataggcagtggtggcgcatgcctataatctcagccctctgggaggcagaggcaggcggatttctgagttcaaggccagcctggtctacagagtgagttccaggacagccagggctacacagagaaaccctgtctcggaaaaaaataaagttacagaAGAATGTGCTGTTGGGACAGCCAAGTCCATTGAGGCTTCCACCACACAGGATCTTTCTGTCAGACTGATGTCTATAAGGAGCCAGTAGTATGCCCTGAGCCAAAGGAAGTGCTGAGTCTTGGCCCTTTATAATGTATAGTGTGCTTTTGCTTTCTTGTCTAGGTTCCCAGACTGTCCCAGCAGGAAAGCCTCATGCTTTTGACCCCTTGAGGGGCCTTGTCTCCAACTACCCTGTCTCAGCTTAGGTGGTTAACAGTTACATTGGCAGTGTCAGTTGGGTGTCTATAACTTCCAGTGGTTACGAAACAATGAAAAAGCCTAACAACACCCTTTGGTACCTTTCTATTAGGTACATCAGCTACCCACGGACAGAAACAAACATCTTCCCCAAAGACTTAAACCTGGTTGCATTGGTGGAACAGCAGACCCTGGATCCACACTGGGGGGCTTTTGCTCAGACCATTCTAGAGCGAGGTGGCCCCAATCCACGAAATGGGAACAAATCTGATCAAGCTCACCCTCCCATTCACCCCACCAAGTACACCAGCAACTTGCAGGTTGGTTCCTCCGAGTGTGAATCCTGCTGGAACCCAGAGCAGGTGCAGGACAGGTGGTGAGGCCCGACTGGGCTCTGTTGCTTCTGGGTTTTGGAAACAGTGACACCAAATGTCTTTTATTTCAAGAGGGAAGGAAAGTAAGCCTTCAGTgaatctgtttttatgttttaaatttttctaaccTTTGTGTTAAGACAGTTTCActgtgtagatgaggctggcctcaaactcagagattccccgtctctgcttccaagtgctaggattagaagtGTGAGCTACCAAACCTAGCCTTAGtggttttaattacattttatttgttgtgggcatgcatgtgcagaggtcagTACAAGGACGTAGCTGGAGGTCTACACAGAAGGCTCTGTACTTACGTGTGTGTTGTGTCCTTACTATTTATAAATGCAACATTTGGGCTGGGGTGATAAAGTAGGTAAAGGAATCCTTTAAATATATGCAGATGAAAGTCTCATGAACTTTTTAATAGGGTGAGCCTCACTAAATCCTTGTTTACCTGACTGATGGACTAGTATCCCCAACAAATCATTGCTTGTGCACACATGAGGGGAGCCTAAAGCTTTCGTTCAGTGCTATCTGTCTGTTTTTAGAAAGTATCTTGCTAATTTCTTATGGTTTTGCCTCACTCTCTCTGGTCAGAGTTGTGAATTTCACATTGTGGCATACTCCCTTAATCCTGacaatcaggaaacagaggcaggcagatttctgagtgctaGTAGACATAGGCCATAATGAggccctttctttaaaaaaaaaaaaaaaaaaaaccaccacacGGAGCGGCTCCCCAAGGACTCTCACGCTCTCGTGTCCTCTCAGGGCCTGAATAGCCATGGGTTTTGTTCTGTGCAGACTTGTGGCTCACAGTGGCGTAAATCAAGTCGAAACTCATTGGTACTGTGCTCCTTGAAACACTGTTCTGGAAGgagtccctcctcctcctcctcctctgcagggCGACGAGCGGCGGCTGTACGAGTTCATTGTTCGCCACTTCCTGGCCTGCTGCTCTCAGGACGCTCAGGGCCAAGAGACCACTGTGGAGATCGATATCGCCCAGGAGCGCTTTGTGGCCCACGGCCTCATAATTCTGGCCCGTAACTACCTAGATGTGTATCCCTATGACCACTGGAGTGACAAGGTGACAAGGGGTGGCCCGTCATGGAGAGGGGCAGCAGTTGTGCTCCAGCCTGTGGCTCCTGATGGAGCCAACTGATCTGAACCCAAcatgtgctcccccccccccgtagCTCCTCCCTGTCTATGAGCAAGGCTCCCGCTTTCAGCCCAGCACTGTAGAAATGGTGGACGGGGAGACTAGCCCACCCCAACTGCTCACCGAAGCCGACCTCATCGCCCTCATGGAGAAACATGGTATCGGTCAGTATCTTCTGTGGGGATCTCGTGTCTTGGGCATGTCGTAGGCCAGGCGTGGCCTCCTCTCGGCAGGCATCCTATCCCTATTCCTATTCTATACCTTCAATGAAGGGTCTGGAGTACACTTCAGTGGCAGGGCACTTGCCTACGGAACGTGAGGCCCTTTAATTCCATCCCAAACCCCCACTCAGACCTGCACAAGTTAAGGCCTTAACTAAGGTCACAAAATACGTACACTAGTATATCTAGTCCATATAACTCCTGGctaatttgctttttaaatttgtttttacagTGCTAATGTTAGAACCCAGCGTCTTTTGCAAACTAGGCAAGCGCTCTTAACACTGAGCCCAGGGGACCCCAGCCCTTCCAGTGCTCCTGAAAAACCCAACACCGTCCCATGTGTGTAATGATATAGGTGTTTATTATGACTCAAGACTCAGTTGAAGGGCGCCTTAGGGCCTTTGGATTGGTGGTCCTTTTTGATTAAGACCAAataaaagctgaggcaggaaggttgaAAGAGTTAAGGCCAGAGGAAGCCGGCAGCTGAGGAAGTCCCTGTctcaatgtaaaatttaaaaggcCTGGGAACCTAGCTACAGTAGCACAGGACCTATAtacaagaccctgcctcagaaatagTAAAAAGTATAATTCCAGGGTCTGgagagtggctcagcagttatgagagtttcctgctcttgcaaaggacttgaGTTCTGTTCCTTGCTCCCATGTTAGATGGCTCAtggctgcctgtcactgtagctccaggagatctgatgtcccCCTTCATGGGGGCCTACACTCAGATACACATACCCATGCGGagacttaaaattaaaataagccaggtgtggtgtagCAGTCCATTGTGatttttggtttctatctccCTAGCAGTACAGCTGCACTGAAAAGCTACCTGGGTCACAGCTTTTGAATAGAAGTGGACAAAGAGAGCAGTATTTGGGAAGTGTGGATGTTACGGTGGTCCAATGGGCCACTCAGTATCATCTGACATGGGGGAGGAGAAAGATTTGGATGAGGAGTTGTAAGGCTGGAACTGACAGTTGTGAGCCCTCAAATGTTAGGCGGGAGGAAAATCATAAGTCAGATGTGAGTAAGAGATCTGACCTGCATGAACTGCTCAGGCATAAGCAGTTCCCATGCATGGTAAATGATCGACAGGCCATGCTGGTGCTGCCTCTGTATCACCTCAGAATATTGGGATATGAGATGGTAGAGGAGAATTtagaattcaaggacagccttggctacacagcatgTTCAAGGCCAACTGGGGCTATACTAGATGCTgttagtgatggtggtggtggtggtggtgattgatgatggtggtggtgattgatgatggtggtggtgattgatgatggtggtggtggtggtcatgatggtggtggtggtggtggtggtgattgatgatggtggtggtgattgatgatggtggtggtgattgatgatggtggtggtggtggtcatgatggtggtggtggtggtagtggtggtggtgattgatgatgatgatgataatgataaggAAATGGTTTCCAGGTACTGATGCAACTCATGCAGAACACATTGAGACCATCAAAGCCCGGATGTATGTGGGACTCACCTCAGACAAGCGGTTCCTGCCTGGGCATCTGGGCATGGGACTTGTGGAAGGTAAAGCACTAGGGAGTTTCAGTGGACAGTGGGGAGGCCAAGGTGTCCCAAGTTCCTGACGGTGTCATTTAGAACCTCACAGCACTGCTCTTTCCCTACAGGATACGATTCCATGGGCTATGAGATGTCCAAGCCAGACCTCCGTGCTGAGCTGGAAGCTGATCTCAAGCTAATCTGTGAGGGCAAAAAGGATAAGTTTCAGGTTCTGAGGCAGCAAGTGGAAAAATACAAGCAGGTTTTCATTGAAGCAGTGGCAAAAGCAAAGAAGTGAGTGCCAGACCCTGCTCCCCTGTGCTGGTGTTCTATACTCCCAGCCATGCTACAGCTCCCCCCCAGGACTGAGTGCCCCCTGGGAGGGGGCTACAGTACCCCCAGGACTGAGAGCCCCCGGGGAGGGGGCTACAGCACCCCCAGGACTGAGAGCCCCCGGGGAGGGGGCTACAGCACCCCCAGGACTGAGAGCCCCCGGGGAGGGGGCTACAGCACCCCCCCCAGGACTGAGAGCCCCCGGGGAGGGGGCTACAGCACTCCCCCAGGACTGAGTGCCCCCAGGGAGGGGGCTACAGCACTCCCCCAGGACTGAGTGCCCCCAGGGAGGGGGCTACAGCACCCCTCCAGAACTGAGTGCCCCCGGGGAGGGGGCTATAGCACCCCTCCAGGACTGAGAGCCCCTGGGGAGGGGGCTACAGCACCCCCCCAGGACTGAGTGCCCCCGGGGAGGGGGCTACAGCACCCCCCAGGACTGAGTGCCCCAGGGGAGGGGGCTACAGCACCCCCAGGACTGAGAGCCCACCGGGGAGGGGGCTACAGCACCCCCCAAGACTAAGAGCCCCCAGGGAGGGGGCTACAGCACCCCAGGACTGAGAGCCCCGGAGGAGGGGGCTAGCTACACAGGCACTGTTCCTTGGATTTTCCCCTCTGGATTCAGTTTATTCCTTTCTAGAAAAACTGGCTCAGCTTTTGAAGTGCTGTtttcgccaggcggtggtggcacacacctgtaatcccagcattctgggaggcagaggcaggtggatttctgagttcgaggccagcctggtctacagagtgagttccaggacagccagggctatacaaagaaaccctgtctcgaaaaaaccaaatgcaaaaacaagaaaaaagaaaaaaaaaaaaaaagaagtgctgttttctcctttttattctgcCTTGGTAGGCAGCAGTCCTTTAAATCAGTTAATCCAGGTCCTAGCATGGCATCTGTTCATTCTCTGGAGCATTTGGAAGTGGCCAGTTTGCAAACAGAATATGTGTtttgttagaaaacaaaagatGATGACTCCTGTGACTCATCCTAGGTGACACAAGCAGGaaaattgctgtgagttcaagggtatCCTGGGTTAACAAAacgagacccagtctcaaaaaacaaaaaaggaaaaagtgttTTCTAAACGTGATGCTACAATTCAATAGCATAGaaacatttagtttgattttctgGCTCTCTTGAACTCTCCGCAGTGATGATACCTTTGTTTGCCAGTCACCTGGCTGATGGCAAGCACCTGCTAAGCCACGGGCTAGGATTAGTTCCCAGGAAAGACCTCCATAAGGCTAGTGGGCGGTGCTTTAGCTGCTCTAGGCCAGTGCTGAAGATTACATTGGTCAGCTGCAGCTCACAATTTTCCAGTTGTACGTGAGTATTGAAGACATCATACAAACTGTGTTCTAAGCTTTAAATAGCCAAGCACCCGGAGACCCCTGGGAAGCATGGCCGTACGGTGCCTGTGCCTACCTTCTGCATCTCCTGTCTggacagcctgaggtacatgaGCCACCCTGTGAGTCAGACCCTGGCAAGTCCTGTTTGTGGTCAAAAGATAAGGCCACGTCCTGAGATTCACAGCTAGTATGTGAAAGGGGAACAGTCTTGGTCACTGAGCTCAGTCTGGGGTCTTGCTCAGCCCAGGCAGTGGCAGGACGACACCCAGCTGGTGTTCACTGGGCAACTTCTCCATGTGGAGAAGTGGAGGGTCAGTGTTCTGTATGGCTGTTATCATATGGATGGCAGGAAATGTCacttggggtttttgtttctttggttttgttgttgttttgggtgtgtgtatgtgcagagagagagagagagtgtgtgtgtgtgtacgttcTGAATGTGAGTGTTGACATGCAAAGCAGGTGTACGCAGGCCAGGGAACAATTTTTAGAAGCTAGTTCTCTTCTTCTTCCACTGTGGGTTTTCCAAGGATCCATCTTGGGTGTCAGGTTCACACATTTACCCACTGAACCTCTGGGTCAACCCCAGTTTGGGTTTTTAATCCTTGAGACTACTACCCTGCAGCAGAATTGTGTAGACAGACTTTGCTAAATGTGTACTATTCTGGGAGCCTGGGAGCCTGGAGCCAGGGGCAGTGGGATAGAGAACTCCGTGTCCTTtctgccctctgcttcctgtgtcagCCTGTGGCTCCCTAGCCACCTGGTTCCAGCCTCGTGTGTATTGTGGATGCTGAAGAGTGCTATGAACCCTTTTTGATGAAACTGGTTTGTGTATCTGCTTTTCCTTCAGGTTGGATGAGGCCTTATCTCAGTACTTAGGAGAAAGGACAGAGGTGGCCCAGCAAGAAGAGATCTACCCAGCCATGCCAGAGCCTGTTCGGAAATGCCCACAGTGTAACAAGGATATGGTCCTCAAGACCAAGAAGACCGGGGGGTTAGTACCTGGCTCCCCTCTTACCTGCTCCCCAAGCATGGACTGGGATGACGCCTAGCTCTGGAAGGCCATGTCAGACCATGCCCATATTTTTGGAAGCAGGCCTGCTCTCAGCAGATACTGGGCAAGATGATAGAACTAGGAGGGCAGCAAGGTAGCACCGGGTGCTGAGTGCTCCAGGAATGTGTATTCTACAAAAAGGAGGCAGGCTGGAGTGACCTCAGCAGGTAAGCTCtcacaaaggacccaagtttggttcccagcacctcaaGCATCGCACAacatccataactctagttccgaGAAGTCTGGtgctgccttctgacctccacgggcACCAGACACATAAagtaagataatttttttctctccctaAGGGTCATGTCTACTTCACTGAATTATAGGTGAGacttttaaaacagttttatgtgtgtgagccCACTTGTCTGTACACGGACCACAAGCATGCAGGTGCCTGCAGGATCCAGAAGAGAGTTTGGATCTCCtctaactggagttacagctggtcAGCTTGAGTGcggggaaccaaacttgggtcttccaCATGAGCCGGCCGTGTTCCTAACCATGGagcccctctccagccccagggatttTTTGCTGTTTGTCTGTTTTCACTTCTGTTGTTTGAAGTGTAGAAGTAGAAACAGGGCCTCATAGACTTGGCAACTTTCTTCTACCTACTCCCGACCCAGCGTGGGtttctcttttgcttcttttgtctttggtCCAGGGTCTCACTTATGTAGCCTAAGCTAACCTTGAGCTCTAGATCTTCCCGCCTTAGCTTCCCAGCACCTGGAGTGTAAGCACACATTACCTCACTGGGCTGAGAGTGGCGATTCTTAAAGAGACAAGATGGAACACAACACTGCCTATGCACAGGGCACTTGACATGGCTTCACCTTAGTCACcggtgctttgtttgtttttgaaacagggtctcattcaCTCTGTGTGCTAGAATTATGTTGGAGAAACACCACACCTACTCCCTGGTGGTAGTGATGGTCTTAGTAGAGTCAGCAATAGTTACatttttccctttgagacagggtttctcctgtgTAAcctttgctgtcctagaacttgctctgcagaccaggctggcctcgaactcacagagatctgcctgcctctgcttcccgagtgctaggatcaaaTGCATGTGCCAGCAGCACACGGCATCTATAGATGCAATTTTAGGGACATGAGAAACACGTAAGAAGGGTTTTAATTATTCTGTGTCAGGATGTCCCATTAAGCGTGTTCCAAGCGTAAGCCAAGGAGTATTTTCTTAGGGTGGGGTCTGGCGGCacgcacctttagtcccagcactcgggaggcagaggcagagatagcTCTATGATCAGGCTAACTTGGTctgtatagcaagttccaggccagccagggcttcacagtcAGACTTCGAAagccaagaaaatgaaagaaggctctcccttctctccatgtGCCTTCCAAGTCCCTGGATTGACCTGTCCACTTTGCTCCTCAGGTTCTACCTTAGCTGCACAGGGTTCCCCGAATGCCGGTCAGCTGTGTGGTTTCCTGACTCGGTGCTGGAGGCTAGCAGGGACAGCAGTATGTGTGACGTTTGTCAGCCACCCCCTGTGTACAGGTGAGCTGGGTGACTCTGGGGCATGCAGAACTCTTTCCTGTCCTCTCTGAAACCCAGGCGAGAGTGCCTAGGGCAGAAGTTCTCAACCTTTGGGCCATGACCCCTTTGGCAAATTTCtacttccaaaaatatttacattacaatagCAAAGTTACAGAtataaagtagcaatggaaattattttatggttgggggtcaccacaactgaggaactgcattaaagggcgCAGTTTTAGGCaggctgaggaccactgctctGGGGAATGCTGCTCTCAGCCTCTGCGGAAGTCAGAGGCTtggctgcctcctgagcgctgggaaaAGACGCTCCACCGTGCCCAGCTTGGCACACGCATTTTTTACTGACAGTCTCAAAATGATTGATAGGACAAAACACTTACTTTGCAAAATAGATACACAGCATCACCACTGAAGAGAGTAATGGTGCTTTTCATTTGGAAACACAACCATCTCTGCCCTGTGCTCCACTGAACATGTTTCATTGTTTCTGGAAAACTCTCCATTGAGCACATGTGGAGGCATCGAGGTAGACTAGATGCATTCTTACCCATCTTGACTTCCTTCCCTTGAAAGAGCCCCAGAGTCCTGAGGTGACAGAGATGTAGAGAAGTAGATCTTTGCAGAGGTGCCTATATGTGGGTGGTTTCTTAGAGTCTGACAGTTGATCTCTATGCCCCTGCTCTGTACTCTTGAACGGGCTTCCTGGGATAAGCAGGGAGGCCGTGGCGGCCACCACTGTGCGCCAGGGCAGAGAATGACATCTTGTCTCATCTTGGCCTCACTAGGTTGAAACTGAAGTTTAAGCGTGGTAGCCTTCCCCCAGCTATGCCCCTGGAGTTTGTCGGCTGCATAGGTGGATGTGATGAGACTTTGAAGGAAATCTTCAGCCTGCGACTTCCACGGGCTCTCCCAAGAGCTAGCCAGCCCTCTGGCCACCTGCAGGCCAGCCAGGTCCTCAACAGGATGGACAGCAGTCAGCATAGCCTGTCTCAACCTCTGGTTAACCAACATACTGGACCTTCCAAGGCGGTGGCCCCAACCTTGCTACCACCCACTGCTGCCGCCGAAAACAACTCTGTGACCTGCAACTGTGGCCGGGAGGCTGTGCTGCTCACTGTGCGCAAGCAGGGCCCCAACCAGGGCCGGCAGTTCTATAAGTGCAATGGTGGTGATTGTACCTTCTTCCTGTGGGCTGACAGCAGCCATCCCACTGGGGGAGGGCCCCCCACCTCTGCATCGAGACCCCCAGGCAGCTCTGTGGGAAACCCCCCGGGGTTCGGCAGCCTTGGCAATGACAACGATGGAGGTACATCCTGCCTCTGTGGGCAGCCTGCTGTCACACGGACTGTACAGAAGGATGGACCCAACAAAGGACGCCAGTTCCACACCTGTGCCAAGCCGCGGGAGCAGCAGTGTGGCTTCTTTCAGTGGGTGGATGAGAACGTGGCCCCAGGTGAGGCAGCAGGGCAGGGGATCTCTACATAGGTTTTCACAGTGGCTAGCAGTGCAGAGACCagacagggaaggaaggcagaTTGTGTAGTGGGGTCAGCAAGGCATTGAATTCCTCTGTCTCCCCATTGTTTAGTACGGTATGACCCATGGGATCTCACATTAAAGAGTAGTTGCTGCGCCCAGCATTGTGACAAATCTTTCCCATCTGGGTTGGCTGAGCCTGTCTGCCTCAGTTCTCAGCAGTAAGATGCTACCTGCCACTATTCCGTAGGACTCCCGTTGCATAAAGGAGCCAGGTTAGTTTCAGACTATGATTttctagttt
Proteins encoded in this region:
- the Top3a gene encoding DNA topoisomerase 3-alpha, with amino-acid sequence MIFPATLLASQWQRRPGGRALSRAAVGMVFRGVRKVLCVAEKNDAAKGIADLLSNGRMRRKEGLSKFNKIYEFDYHLYGQNVTMIMTSVSGHLLAHDFQMQFRKWHSCNPLVLFEAEIEKYCPENFIDIKRTLERETQHCQALVIWTDCDREGENIGFEIIHVCKAVKPNLQVLRARFSEITPHAVRAACENLTEPDQRVSDAVDVRQELDLRIGAAFTRFQTLRLQRIFPEVLAEQLISYGSCQFPTLGFVVERFKAIQAFVPEVFHRIKVTHDHKDGTVEFNWKRYRLFNHTACLVLYQLCMEDPMATVVEVRSKPKSKWRPQALDTVELEKLASRKLRINAKETMRIAEKLYTQGYISYPRTETNIFPKDLNLVALVEQQTLDPHWGAFAQTILERGGPNPRNGNKSDQAHPPIHPTKYTSNLQGDERRLYEFIVRHFLACCSQDAQGQETTVEIDIAQERFVAHGLIILARNYLDVYPYDHWSDKLLPVYEQGSRFQPSTVEMVDGETSPPQLLTEADLIALMEKHGIGTDATHAEHIETIKARMYVGLTSDKRFLPGHLGMGLVEGYDSMGYEMSKPDLRAELEADLKLICEGKKDKFQVLRQQVEKYKQVFIEAVAKAKKLDEALSQYLGERTEVAQQEEIYPAMPEPVRKCPQCNKDMVLKTKKTGGFYLSCTGFPECRSAVWFPDSVLEASRDSSMCDVCQPPPVYRLKLKFKRGSLPPAMPLEFVGCIGGCDETLKEIFSLRLPRALPRASQPSGHLQASQVLNRMDSSQHSLSQPLVNQHTGPSKAVAPTLLPPTAAAENNSVTCNCGREAVLLTVRKQGPNQGRQFYKCNGGDCTFFLWADSSHPTGGGPPTSASRPPGSSVGNPPGFGSLGNDNDGGTSCLCGQPAVTRTVQKDGPNKGRQFHTCAKPREQQCGFFQWVDENVAPGSFAAPAWPGGRGKAQRPEAASKRQRAGSLDAGSTVKKPRKCSLCHQPGHTRPFCPQNR